A single window of Pyrus communis chromosome 10, drPyrComm1.1, whole genome shotgun sequence DNA harbors:
- the LOC137749048 gene encoding protein NUCLEAR FUSION DEFECTIVE 4-like, whose translation MVGQSGKWMILVVATWIQAFTGTNFDFASYSSELKSVLGISQVQLNYLSVASDMGKALGWCSGVSLMYFPLWVVMFMAVFMGLVGYGLQWFVIRGIISVPYVMVYLLCLLAGCSICWFNTICYVLCIRHFQANRALALSLTISFNGLSAALYTLIANAVNPNSDTIYLFLNALVPLFPSVVALIPVLRQPPVQSLPAEATRRDSMIFLCLNILAVVTGLYLLLLNSLSSDASKARILLVGAICLLILPLCLPGMAYAREWARRNSPSSFLSEISSTFNLVDTDDLELHKELIAGSENDNATNATNPTNTSSYGLIHREGFFGCFACFGKVMEKDRLTVLGEEHSARLLVRRWDFWLYYAAYLCGATIGLVYSNNLGQISESLGYSSLTSSLVTVYSSCSFFGRLLSAAPDFLRDKVYFARTGWLVVALLPTPIAFFLLAASGSEAMLRTGTGLIGISSGFVFSAAVSVTSEIFGPNSAGVNHNILITNIPIGSLLYGLLAALVYDSHEGSSITPVSLLKDATLCMGRSCYRQTFIWWGCISIVGLTSSFLLFLRTRTAYNRFERNRNRTQVTESSLQTSS comes from the exons ATGGTTGGGCAATCAGGAAAATGGATGATACTTGTGGTGGCGACGTGGATACAGGCGTTCACGGGAACAAACTTTGATTTCGCATCGTATTCTTCTGAACTGAAATCTGTGCTGGGGATTTCTCAGGTGCAGCTCAACTATCTATCGGTGGCCTCGGATATGGGGAAGGCATTGGGTTGGTGTTCTGGGGTTTCTCTCATGTATTTTCCCTTGTGGGTTGTTATGTTCATGGCTGTCTTCATGGGTTTGGTTGGTTATGGCCTCCAATGGTTTGTCATTCGTGGAATCATCTCTGTGCCCTATGTCATG GTATACCTTCTATGCTTGTTGGCTGGATGCAGCATCTGCTGGTTCAACACAATCTGCTATGTTCTATGCATCAGACACTTCCAAGCCAACCGCGCACTTGCGCTGTCCCTCACAATCAGTTTCAATGGGTTAAGTGCAGCCCTCTACACCCTCATTGCCAATGCAGTAAACCCGAACAGTGATACCATCTACCTCTTCCTTAATGCTCTAGTTCCTCTCTTCCCATCCGTCGTTGCATTAATCCCTGTGCTCCGTCAGCCCCCAGTTCAGTCCCTTCCCGCTGAGGCCACTCGCCGTGACTCCATGATTTTTCTTTGCCTAAACATCCTAGCTGTGGTCACAGGCCTATATCTCCTCCTCCTCAACTCACTATCATCTGATGCATCAAAAGCTCGGATACTCTTAGTTGGTGCGATTTGTCTCCTAATCCTACCTCTGTGTCTGCCTGGAATGGCATATGCGCGTGAGTGGGCTCGTAGGAACTCCCCCTCAAGCTTCCTTTCTGAAATCTCGTCAACCTTCAATCTGGTTGACACTGATGATCTTGAGCTCCATAAGGAACTCATTGCtggaagtgaaaatgataatgCCACGAATGCCACAAATCCCACCAACACCAGTTCGTATGGGCTGATACACAGGGAAGGCTTTTTTGGGTGTTTCGCTTGTTTTGGGAAGGTGATGGAAAAAGACAGGTTGACAGTGCTAGGTGAAGAGCACTCAGCTAGGCTGCTCGTACGCCGGTGGGATTTTTGGCTATACTATGCTGCATACTTATGTGGGGCAACTATTGGGTTGGTCTACAGCAACAATCTAGGCCAGATTTCAGAATCACTTGGATACAGTTCCCTGACTAGTTCTCTTGTCACAGTATATTCTTCATGCTCCTTCTTCGGCCGTTTGCTCTCAGCTGCACCAGATTTCCTGCGTGA CAAGGTCTATTTTGCAAGGACTGGATGGCTAGTAGTTGCGCTGCTGCCAACACCAATTGCCTTCTTTCTGCTGGCCGCATCAGGCAGTGAGGCAATGCTGCGTACAGGAACAGGCTTAATTGGGATAAGCTCCGGCTTTGTGTTTTCTGCAGCTGTGTCAGTCACATCAGAGATTTTCGGCCCAAACAGCGCGGGTGTAAACCACAACATCCTCATCACCAACATCCCAATTGGCTCACTCCTATATGGCCTTCTTGCAGCTTTGGTGTATGATTCCCATGAAGGAAGCTCAATCACCCCAGTGAGCTTGTTAAAGGATGCAACATTGTGCATGGGAAGGTCATGCTATAGGCAGACATTCATATGGTGGGGCTGTATTTCAATAGTAGGTTTAACTTCAAGCTTCTTGCTATTCCTACGGACAAGGACCGCTTATAATCGATTTGAGAGGAACAGAAATCGGACACAAGTCACAGAATCCTCCTTACAAACCTCCTCTTAG